Proteins from a genomic interval of Zingiber officinale cultivar Zhangliang chromosome 2A, Zo_v1.1, whole genome shotgun sequence:
- the LOC122040649 gene encoding ATP-dependent zinc metalloprotease FTSH 12, chloroplastic-like isoform X3, with amino-acid sequence MGSHAAHSLQIPLPRSSSPLPDPPRLFRLRPFPSPPARCCSRRRHSSRITSIRAASSSAGDGSTQFTWDNFSGSLRRGSARFVTSFAELFRKETGLDIDGAKTGELVERTRDAVNRGRIAVDRLWMELLPLFLEWNKWENWKDIKKWEPRRIGVLLLYVITVSVSCCKFYVALTSHINHQSKRELTEAYMEALIPEPSPANVRRFKKGMWRKAMPKGLKIMKFIEGSSGQLIQDKSYVGEDAWDEDPAPPEDALSKIIDREKTLSLEDKKSLKENLGIPVDEYDSATWRERLRKWKEILQKEKFTEQMDSLSAKYVVDFDMQEVEKSLRKEVAERTSNSSGSRALWISKRWWYYRPKLPYTYFLDKLDCSEVASVVFTEDLKRIYVTMKEGFPLEYIVDIPLDPYLFESISNSGVEVDLLQKRQSYYFFKVVFALLPGLLILYIIRESVMLLHVTNKRFLYKKYNQLIDMGYAENFILPVSNFDDSRSMYKEVVLGGDVWDLLDEIMIYMNNPMEYYEKQVAFVRGILLSGPPGTGKTLFARTLSKESGMPFVFASGAEFTDSEKSGAARINQLFSIARRNAPSFVFVDEIDAIAGRHARKDPRRCATFNALIAQLNGEKETTGLDRFSLRQAVIFICATNRPDELDDEFVRLGRIDRRLYIGLPDAKQRVQIFGVHSTGMKLAQDVDFEKLVFRTVGYSGADIRNLVNEAAIMSVRKGHSMITQKDIIDVLDKQLLEGMGVLLTEEEQQKCEASVSVETRRLLAVHEAGHILLAHLFPRFDWHAFSQLLPGGEETALSVFYPREEMVDQGYTTFGYMKMQMVVAHGGRCAEKIVFGDDITDGGRDDLEKITRIAREMAISPRNSRLGLTTLVKNVGFRDRPDNPDSELINYKWDDPYVIPADMTPELSELFTRELTRYIEETEELAMKGLLQNRHILDAIASELFEKSRITGLEVDDRIKEMSPIMFEDLAKPFKVNLEQDVSFPVCKQLNYQPPVIYPAPLHRC; translated from the exons ATGGGCTCCCACGCAGCCCATTCACTGCAAATCCCCCTCCCTCGCTCCTCTTCTCCGCTCCCCGATCCTCCTCGTCTCTTTCGTCTCCGGCCCTTCCCTTCCCCTCCCGCACGCTGCTGCTCCAGAAGGCGCCATTCCTCAAGGATTACCTCTATTCGAGCCGCCTCCTCGAGCGCAGGAGACGGGTCGACACAGTTCACCTGGGATAACTTCTCCGGCTCCCTCCGCCGTGGTTCCGCCCGGTTCGTGACCAGCTTCGCGGAGCTCTTCAGGAAAGAGACCGGGCTCGACATTGATGGCGCCAAGACAGGCGAGCTGGTCGAGCGAACGCGCGACGCAGTTAATAGGGGACGGATTGCGGTCGATAGATTGTGGATGGAGTTGCTGCCTTTGTTTCTGGAGTGGAACAAGTGGGAGAATTGGAAG GACATTAAGAAGTGGGAACCAAGGCGCATTGGAGTGCTTCTTTTGTATGTTATTACTGTTTCAGTTTCTTGCTGTAAGTTCTATGTGGCTTTAACTAGTCATATCAACCATCAAAGTAAGAGAGAATTAACTGAAGCCTACATGGAAGCTTTGATTCCTGAACCCTCTCCGGCTAATGTTAGGAG ATTTAAGAAGGGCATGTGGAGGAAGGCAATGCCTAAAGGATTAAAAATAATGAAGTTTATTGAAGGATCAAGCGGCCAACTTATTCAAGATAAGTCTTATGTTGGAGAAGATGCATGGGACGAGGATCCTGCACCTCCAGAAGATGCATTATCTAAGATCATTGATAGAGAGAAAACCTTGAGCCTTGAAGATAAGAAAAGTTTGAAAGAAAACTTGGGCATCCCAG TGGATGAATATGACAGTGCAACATGGAGGGAAAGACTAAGAAAATGGAAAGAAATTCTGCAAAAGGAAAAATTTACTGAGCAAATGGATTCCCTTAGTGCCAAGTATGTAGTTGATTTTGATATGCAAGAAGTTGAAAAGAGTCTGCGTAAGGAAGTTGCAGAGAGGACATCAAATTCTTCTGGGAGCAGAGCACTTTGGATTTCTAAGAGGTGGTGGTATTATCGTCCAAAGTTGCCCTACACATATTTTCTCGATAAACTTGATTGTTCTGAG GTTGCTTCTGTTGTCTTCACCGAGGACCTTAAAAGAATATATGTGACCATGAAAGAAGGCTTTCCTCTAGAGTATATT GTTGATATTCCACTTGATCCATACTTGTTCGAGAGCATCTCTAATTCGGGTGTCGAAGTTGATCTCCTTCAAAAGCGGCAAAGCTATTATTTCTTCAAAGTTGTTTTTGCATTACTACCCGGATTACTTATTTTGTATATTATCAGAGAATCTGTTATGCTTTTGCATGTTACAAATAAACGATTTCTATATAAGAAGTATAACCAACTTATTGACATGGGATATGCAGAAAACTTCATACTG CCCGTATCAAATTTTGATGATTCCAGATCAATGTACAAAGAAGTTGTTTTAGGTGGTGATGTTTGGGATCTTTTAGACGAGATAATGATTTACATGAATAATCCAATGGAATATTATGAAAAACAAGTTGCATTTGTTCGG GGTATACTTCTTTCAGGACCTCCTGGGACTGGTAAAACACTTTTTGCCAGAACCCTCTCAAAGGAGAGTGGAATGCCTTTTGTATTCGCCTCTGGTGCTGAATTCACTGATAGTGAAAAAAGTGGTGCTGCTAGAATTAATCAACTTTTCTCTATTGCCAGAAGAAAT gCTCCATCTTTTGTGTTTGTGGATGAGATTGATGCCATTGCTGGTCGTCATGCAAGGAAAGATCCACGAAGATGTGCAACATTTAATGCTCTGATTGCACAACTTAATGGAGA GAAAGAGACAACTGGACTGGATCGATTTTCTCTAAGACAAGCTGTAATTTTTATCTGTGCAACTAATCGGCCAGATGAGTTAGATGATGAGTTTGTTCGCCTAGGGCGGATTGACCGGAGGCTATATATTGGGTTACCTGATGCAAAGCAGCGAGTTCAAATTTTTGGTGTACATAGTACGGGAATGAAGCTTGCTCAAGATGTTGACTTTGAAAAA CTTGTTTTTCGGACTGTTGGCTATTCTGGAGCTGATATTCGGAATCTTGTCAATGAAGCAGCAATCATGTCA GTAAGAAAAGGTCACTCTATGATCACCCAGAAAGACATAATTGATGTGCTAGATAAACAATTGTTAGAGGGCATGGGAGTACTGCTAACTGAAGAGGAGCAACAAAAGTGCGAAGCTAGT GTCTCCGTTGAGACAAGGAGGCTTCTTGCTGTGCATGAAGCTGGTCATATATTGCTAGCTCATTTATTCCCTCGCTTTGATTGGCATGCATTCTCTCAGTTACTTCCTGGTGGTGAG GAGACTGCATTATCTGTATTTTATCCTAGAGAAGAGATGGTAGATCAAGGATATACTACGTTTGGGTATATGAAGATGCAGATGGTAGTTGCACATGGAGGGCGGTGTGCTGAGAAAATTGTTTTTGGAGATGACATCACTGATGGTGGAAGGGATGATCTTGAAAAAATAACCAGA ATTGCTAGAGAAATGGCAATCAGCCCTAGAAATTCAAGATTGGGTCTGACCACCCTTGTCAAGAACGTTGGATTCAGAGATCGTCCAGATAATCCAGATagtgaattaattaattataag TGGGATGATCCTTACGTAATACCTGCTGACATgactcctgagctgtctgaactCTTCACTCGAGAGCTTACAAGA TATATAGAAGAAACAGAAGAGCTTGCCATGAAAGGTTTATTGCAGAATAGGCATATACTTGATGCAATTGCCAGCGAACTCTTTGAAAAGTCAAGGATAACAGGACTG GAAGTGGATGACAGAatcaaagagatgtctccaataaTGTTTGAAGATCTGGCAAAACCTTTTAAGGTTAACTTGGAGCAG